From Echinicola jeungdonensis, the proteins below share one genomic window:
- a CDS encoding ferredoxin--NADP reductase, whose protein sequence is MVFSLFKKNKEEKKKGSQYLSLKVREVVKETSEAVTIYFEQPEPYLEYKPGQFLTLILEVEGKEERRSYSLCTSPYVDPHPGITIKRIEGGVVSNFLNDKIRPGKTIEVMKPMGHFTIDFHSKNKNHFVMVAGGSGITPVLGITKSILVNEPKSKVTLVYCNRSEDQIIFNDQLEELEAKYEDTFEVVHTLSRPSDQWSGYRGRLDEEMIEMVLKEKVHPEAEEVKYFLCGPEGLMHATIEALQKFDVPHEAIHRESFYTSSSEEAEKTEPHEAEGDQPELTREVEVELDGDTFQFEVSPGKTILEAGLDEGLDMPYSCQSGLCTACRGKLTSGEVQMDEDAGLSENEKKDGYILCCVSHPKSGDIKINIG, encoded by the coding sequence ATGGTGTTTAGCCTGTTTAAGAAAAATAAAGAAGAGAAAAAGAAGGGAAGCCAATATTTGTCATTAAAAGTTCGGGAAGTGGTAAAGGAAACTTCAGAAGCAGTTACCATTTATTTTGAGCAACCTGAACCATATTTGGAATATAAACCCGGCCAATTTTTGACTTTAATCCTGGAGGTGGAGGGAAAAGAAGAAAGGCGGTCCTATAGCCTTTGCACTTCCCCATATGTTGATCCCCATCCGGGGATTACCATCAAACGGATTGAAGGTGGAGTAGTCTCTAATTTTTTGAATGATAAAATCCGTCCCGGTAAAACCATCGAGGTTATGAAACCCATGGGGCACTTCACCATTGATTTTCATAGCAAAAATAAAAACCATTTTGTCATGGTGGCCGGAGGAAGTGGAATTACCCCGGTTTTAGGAATTACCAAATCCATTTTGGTCAATGAACCCAAATCCAAAGTAACGCTGGTTTATTGCAACCGCTCTGAAGACCAGATCATCTTTAATGATCAATTGGAGGAGCTGGAAGCGAAATATGAAGATACTTTTGAAGTGGTCCACACTCTTTCCAGGCCTTCTGATCAATGGTCGGGGTATCGTGGCAGGCTGGATGAGGAGATGATCGAAATGGTATTGAAAGAAAAAGTCCATCCGGAGGCTGAAGAGGTTAAATATTTTCTTTGCGGGCCGGAAGGCTTGATGCATGCTACAATAGAGGCTTTGCAAAAATTTGACGTGCCCCATGAAGCCATCCACAGGGAAAGCTTCTATACTTCTTCCTCTGAAGAAGCCGAAAAAACTGAACCCCATGAAGCAGAGGGAGATCAACCTGAGCTGACCCGGGAAGTTGAAGTGGAACTGGATGGAGATACTTTCCAATTTGAAGTTTCTCCTGGGAAGACCATTTTGGAAGCTGGTTTGGATGAAGGCCTGGATATGCCTTACAGTTGTCAAAGTGGGTTATGTACTGCTTGCCGTGGAAAACTGACCAGTGGAGAAGTGCAGATGGATGAAGATGCTGGCCTAAGTGAAAATGAGAAAAAAGATGGCTATATCCTTTGCTGTGTTTCCCACCCAAAAAGTGGTGATATCAAAATTAATATCGGATAA
- a CDS encoding DUF4397 domain-containing protein, with the protein MLTQLINIADYRKWKINWALLLLAMSPIIMSSCLDDDDVEELPPAAYVSYYHGAPNFEAITIYADGNQYNTNLFEFSDYFIYSRFYTGDRDLSFRLRNTANSLLDTTVNFIENQAYSFFLTEENDQLQTVIAEDNWDSPENTNALVRLVHLSPDAPAVSLKINDEETDLFENQSFQDVTDFEEITAAPTNLTLKNADNGEVLLTAENINLRNERVYTIVVRGYASPEEGAPASHELSLQLIRNYPDF; encoded by the coding sequence ATGTTAACTCAACTAATAAATATTGCCGATTACCGAAAATGGAAAATAAACTGGGCTTTACTTCTTTTAGCCATGTCACCCATCATTATGAGTAGTTGTCTGGATGATGACGACGTAGAGGAGTTACCTCCTGCAGCTTATGTTTCTTATTACCACGGGGCTCCCAATTTCGAAGCGATCACCATTTATGCCGATGGGAACCAGTACAATACCAATTTATTTGAATTCTCAGATTACTTCATTTATTCCAGGTTTTACACTGGAGACAGAGACCTTTCATTTAGGTTAAGAAATACAGCCAATTCCTTATTGGATACCACTGTAAACTTTATAGAAAACCAAGCATATTCTTTCTTTTTAACCGAAGAAAATGACCAATTACAAACTGTCATTGCTGAGGACAATTGGGATTCTCCTGAAAATACCAATGCCCTTGTACGCTTGGTCCACCTTTCTCCGGACGCACCTGCGGTAAGTTTAAAGATCAATGATGAGGAAACTGATCTTTTTGAAAATCAATCATTCCAGGATGTTACTGATTTCGAAGAAATCACTGCCGCTCCAACAAACCTCACCCTAAAAAATGCAGACAATGGAGAGGTTTTGTTGACCGCAGAAAATATTAACCTTCGCAATGAAAGGGTTTACACCATTGTGGTAAGAGGTTATGCATCCCCTGAAGAGGGAGCACCAGCCAGCCATGAACTTAGTTTACAACTAATCAGAAATTATCCTGACTTTTAA
- the purB gene encoding adenylosuccinate lyase, whose product MNLNTLTAVSSVDGRYGSKTAPLRKYFSEYALIKYRVRVEVEYFIALCEIPLPQLKEVSEEYFPKIRAIVDNFSEQDAEAIKEIEKTTNHDVKAVEYFLKEKFDQLGLDASKEFIHFGLTSQDVNNTANPLMLKEGLIEVVLPTLEDVIAKLKGQVKEWKDISMLAKTHGQPASPTRLGKEFQVFVTRLEQQLELLEQVPHSAKFGGAIGNMNAHKVAYPEQDWTAFANKFVSQYLGLERSFPTTQIEHYDNMAAIFDGLKRINTILLDLSKDVWQYVSMNYFKQKIKAGEVGSSAMPHKVNPIDFENAEGNLGIANALFEHLAAKLPISRLQRDLTDSTVLRVIGVPLAHMLISFESLKKGLGKLELNKAAIDADLEENWAVVAEAIQTILRREGYPKPYEALKDLTRTNSKITENSIKDFIETLKVENGVKEELKAITPFNYTGI is encoded by the coding sequence ATGAATCTAAATACGCTGACTGCTGTATCTTCTGTTGATGGAAGATATGGGAGTAAAACGGCTCCTTTACGAAAGTATTTTTCTGAATATGCCCTGATCAAATACCGGGTAAGGGTGGAAGTGGAATATTTCATTGCGCTTTGTGAAATTCCTTTACCTCAGCTTAAAGAAGTTTCTGAAGAATATTTCCCCAAAATCAGAGCCATCGTAGATAATTTTTCTGAGCAGGATGCGGAAGCCATCAAAGAAATTGAAAAGACCACCAATCATGATGTAAAGGCGGTGGAGTATTTCTTGAAAGAAAAATTTGACCAGCTTGGTCTGGATGCTTCCAAAGAGTTTATCCACTTTGGATTGACTTCCCAAGATGTCAACAATACTGCTAATCCTTTGATGCTGAAGGAAGGGTTGATTGAAGTGGTTTTACCTACATTAGAAGATGTAATTGCAAAACTTAAGGGACAGGTCAAGGAATGGAAAGATATTTCCATGTTAGCAAAAACCCATGGCCAACCTGCTTCCCCTACCCGGTTGGGCAAGGAGTTCCAGGTATTTGTCACCCGTTTGGAACAACAACTGGAATTATTGGAACAAGTGCCCCATTCCGCCAAATTTGGAGGAGCTATTGGTAATATGAATGCTCACAAAGTTGCGTATCCTGAGCAGGATTGGACTGCATTTGCCAACAAATTTGTCTCCCAATATTTGGGATTGGAAAGAAGTTTTCCAACTACGCAAATTGAACATTACGACAACATGGCGGCCATTTTTGATGGTTTAAAGCGGATTAACACCATATTGCTCGACTTGTCCAAAGATGTTTGGCAGTATGTAAGCATGAATTACTTCAAGCAAAAAATCAAAGCTGGAGAAGTGGGATCCTCAGCTATGCCCCATAAGGTCAATCCAATTGATTTTGAAAATGCAGAAGGCAACCTTGGCATTGCTAATGCCCTTTTTGAGCACCTAGCTGCCAAATTGCCCATAAGTAGGCTTCAAAGAGACCTTACCGATAGCACCGTCCTAAGGGTAATTGGAGTTCCCCTAGCTCATATGTTAATTTCTTTTGAGTCACTGAAAAAAGGTTTGGGCAAACTTGAATTGAACAAAGCCGCCATTGATGCGGATCTTGAAGAAAACTGGGCTGTAGTAGCAGAAGCCATTCAGACCATTTTGAGAAGAGAAGGTTATCCAAAACCTTATGAGGCTTTGAAAGACCTTACTCGGACCAATAGCAAGATCACAGAGAATTCCATCAAAGATTTTATTGAAACTTTAAAGGTGGAAAATGGGGTAAAAGAAGAATTAAAAGCCATTACTCCATTTAACTATACCGGTATTTAA
- the ctlX gene encoding citrulline utilization hydrolase CtlX, producing the protein MESLQTTSSVFMVRPAAFGYNVETARDNLYQIRDDRPSSLIQKLALNEFNQFVQLLRAKGIQVIVVEDTPKPVKPDAVFPNNWFSTHADGRLILYPICSPIRRKERRKYLVSTLYDQGFKVEEIVDLTFFEEDKQFLESTGSLVMDRGRKHVYACLSQRTHPVPLAYFCRLMGFEETCFTATYQKDGNAIPIYHTNVMMHLGTKLAVICLDCLGKKVERREVQKKLEESGRKIIPISVHQHFAFAGNMLELKNENGQHFTVMSQSALDSLKAGQRQVIEKYTEIIATELPTIEKLGGGSARCMLAEIFLPKRGI; encoded by the coding sequence ATGGAATCCCTTCAGACCACCTCATCAGTGTTTATGGTCAGGCCAGCTGCATTTGGTTACAATGTAGAGACGGCAAGGGATAATTTGTATCAAATTAGGGATGACCGCCCTTCCTCTCTCATACAGAAATTGGCTTTGAATGAATTTAACCAATTTGTTCAGCTCCTAAGGGCCAAAGGAATCCAGGTAATAGTGGTCGAAGATACTCCCAAGCCGGTTAAACCTGATGCCGTTTTTCCTAATAATTGGTTCAGTACCCATGCAGATGGGAGATTGATCTTATATCCCATTTGTTCTCCAATAAGAAGAAAAGAAAGGAGAAAATATTTGGTTTCAACTTTGTACGATCAGGGGTTTAAGGTGGAAGAGATTGTTGATCTTACCTTTTTTGAAGAGGACAAACAGTTTTTGGAAAGTACTGGAAGTTTAGTGATGGACCGGGGCCGAAAACATGTATATGCCTGTCTTTCCCAAAGGACCCATCCGGTCCCTTTGGCTTATTTTTGCAGGCTTATGGGCTTTGAAGAAACCTGTTTTACCGCAACTTATCAAAAGGATGGAAACGCTATCCCCATTTACCACACCAATGTCATGATGCACTTAGGGACCAAATTGGCGGTTATTTGTCTGGATTGCCTGGGAAAAAAAGTTGAAAGGAGAGAGGTGCAAAAAAAGTTGGAAGAAAGTGGAAGAAAAATAATTCCTATTTCTGTCCATCAGCATTTTGCTTTTGCCGGGAATATGTTGGAATTAAAAAATGAAAATGGGCAACATTTTACGGTAATGTCCCAATCTGCATTGGATAGCCTAAAAGCAGGTCAGCGTCAGGTGATTGAAAAATACACAGAAATAATAGCAACAGAATTGCCAACCATAGAAAAACTGGGTGGGGGGAGTGCCAGGTGTATGTTGGCAGAGATTTTTTTGCCCAAAAGGGGGATATAA
- a CDS encoding ATP-dependent Clp protease ATP-binding subunit, protein MEAKFSNRVKEVISLSREEALRLGHDYIGTEHLLLGMIREGEGVAVSILKKLGVPLDELRNSVERAVKGTANHNVKNLANIPLTRQSEKVLKITYLEAKIFKSQLIGTEHLLLSILRDEDNIATQILHKFDTNYDTVKEMLEFQTDQNPRSGAEADDTDEESSKLFGSSGGSGGGGKGSSEKSRTPVLDNFGRDLTRMAEDDKLDPIIGREKEIERVAQILSRRKKNNPILIGEPGVGKTAIAEGLALRIVQKKVSRVLFNKRVVTLDLASLVAGTKYRGQFEERMKAVMNELEKSPNVILFIDELHTIVGAGGASGSLDASNMFKPALSRGEIQCIGATTLDEYRQYIEKDGALARRFQMVMVDATTPEETIQILNNIKDKYEDHHNVNYTPEAIDACVKLSDRYISDRFLPDKAIDILDEAGARVHINNIHVPDEILKLEEEVENIKLEKNRVVKSQKYEEAAQLRDREKKLLEQLDNAKAKWEEDSKTKRYTVEEDNVAEVIAMMTGIPAKRIAQNEGVKLLNMGKELSGQVIGQEDAIKKLTKAIQRTRVGLKDPRKPIGSFIFLGPTGVGKTELAKTLASYLFDKDDALVRIDMSEYMEKFSVSRLVGAPPGYVGYEEGGQLTEKVRRKPYSVVLLDEIEKAHPDVFNLLLQVLDDGILTDGLGRRVDFRNTVIIMTSNIGVRDLKDFGAGIGFASKAKEENMDEVMKSTIQNALKKAFSPEFLNRLDDVVVFNALNKEHIHKIIDISLEKLFSRITDLGFKIELTDKAKDFLSDKGYDQQYGARPLNRAIQKYLEDAIAEEILRGELSEGDVIKADYSGKGDELTISVKKKEKAD, encoded by the coding sequence ATGGAAGCAAAATTTTCAAATAGAGTCAAAGAGGTGATCTCTCTAAGTCGTGAGGAGGCATTGCGCCTGGGGCATGACTACATCGGGACAGAACACCTCTTACTGGGCATGATCCGTGAAGGAGAGGGTGTCGCTGTTTCCATTCTCAAAAAATTAGGGGTGCCTTTGGATGAGCTGCGTAATTCAGTAGAGCGTGCTGTAAAGGGGACTGCCAACCATAATGTGAAAAATCTGGCCAATATTCCACTGACCAGACAGTCAGAAAAAGTGCTTAAAATCACTTATTTGGAGGCCAAGATTTTCAAGAGTCAATTGATTGGCACCGAACACCTTTTGCTGTCCATTCTTAGGGATGAAGATAACATAGCTACCCAAATCCTTCATAAATTTGATACCAACTATGATACTGTAAAAGAAATGTTGGAATTCCAAACTGATCAGAATCCTCGGTCCGGTGCTGAGGCGGATGATACAGATGAGGAAAGCTCCAAGCTTTTTGGATCCTCTGGTGGTTCAGGAGGAGGGGGAAAAGGGTCCTCTGAAAAATCAAGGACTCCGGTGCTCGATAATTTTGGCCGTGACCTGACTAGAATGGCCGAGGATGATAAACTTGACCCGATCATTGGTAGAGAAAAAGAAATTGAAAGGGTAGCTCAGATCCTTTCCAGGAGAAAGAAAAACAACCCGATACTTATTGGTGAACCTGGTGTTGGTAAAACCGCCATTGCTGAAGGTTTGGCCCTTAGGATTGTGCAGAAAAAAGTTTCCCGTGTGCTTTTCAATAAGCGCGTGGTAACTTTAGATCTGGCCTCCTTGGTAGCAGGTACCAAATACAGGGGACAATTTGAGGAAAGGATGAAAGCTGTCATGAATGAGTTGGAGAAATCTCCCAATGTGATCTTGTTCATAGATGAGTTGCACACCATTGTTGGGGCAGGAGGAGCTAGTGGTTCCTTGGATGCATCCAACATGTTTAAACCTGCCTTATCCAGGGGGGAAATCCAATGCATTGGTGCAACAACCTTGGATGAATACAGACAGTACATCGAAAAAGATGGTGCGCTTGCACGTCGTTTCCAAATGGTAATGGTAGATGCTACTACTCCAGAGGAAACCATTCAGATATTGAATAATATTAAAGATAAATATGAAGACCACCACAACGTTAATTATACCCCTGAGGCTATTGATGCTTGTGTGAAATTGTCTGATAGATATATTTCTGACCGATTCCTTCCGGATAAAGCAATAGATATCCTGGATGAGGCAGGTGCCCGTGTGCATATTAACAATATTCACGTGCCTGATGAAATCCTTAAGCTGGAAGAGGAGGTTGAAAATATCAAGCTGGAGAAAAACAGGGTGGTCAAAAGCCAAAAATATGAAGAGGCAGCACAGCTAAGAGATCGGGAGAAAAAGCTCCTTGAACAGCTGGATAATGCCAAAGCCAAATGGGAAGAGGATAGTAAAACCAAGCGTTATACCGTAGAAGAGGATAATGTTGCAGAGGTGATTGCCATGATGACCGGCATCCCTGCTAAACGAATTGCCCAAAATGAAGGTGTTAAACTGCTGAACATGGGCAAAGAGTTGAGTGGACAGGTGATTGGTCAGGAAGATGCAATCAAAAAATTAACCAAAGCCATCCAACGTACTAGGGTTGGGTTGAAGGATCCTCGCAAACCAATTGGTTCTTTCATTTTCCTAGGTCCTACCGGGGTCGGAAAAACAGAATTGGCCAAAACTTTGGCCAGCTACCTGTTTGATAAAGATGATGCCCTGGTGAGAATTGATATGTCCGAGTACATGGAGAAATTTAGTGTTTCCCGATTGGTGGGGGCACCTCCAGGTTATGTGGGTTATGAAGAAGGTGGACAGTTGACTGAAAAAGTAAGAAGGAAACCTTATTCTGTGGTCTTGTTGGATGAGATCGAAAAAGCACACCCGGATGTATTTAACTTGTTGTTACAAGTACTGGATGATGGTATCCTAACGGACGGATTGGGTAGAAGGGTTGACTTTAGAAATACAGTCATCATCATGACCTCCAACATTGGGGTTCGTGACTTGAAAGATTTCGGAGCAGGAATTGGCTTTGCTTCCAAAGCTAAAGAAGAGAATATGGACGAAGTTATGAAGTCCACCATTCAAAATGCCCTAAAAAAAGCTTTCAGCCCTGAATTCCTGAACAGGTTGGATGATGTAGTGGTCTTTAATGCCCTTAACAAAGAGCATATCCACAAAATCATTGATATTAGCCTTGAAAAACTGTTCAGTAGGATTACCGATCTTGGGTTCAAGATCGAGTTGACCGACAAAGCCAAGGATTTCCTTTCTGACAAAGGTTATGATCAGCAATATGGAGCAAGGCCTTTGAACAGGGCCATCCAAAAATACCTTGAAGATGCCATTGCAGAAGAAATCCTCCGTGGAGAACTCTCAGAAGGGGATGTAATCAAAGCGGATTATTCCGGTAAAGGAGATGAACTAACCATTTCGGTCAAAAAAAAGGAAAAAGCTGATTAA
- a CDS encoding WbqC family protein, with protein sequence MEKSIVVDLFYLPPIEFFTAIQDYDRILVERSDNYQKQTYRNRAQIRLANKVETLSIPVYGGNKKKKYSQIKIDYDQKWTNVHLRGIQSAYGKAPFFEHFFPYLEDVYKKKIDNLYDFNLELLTLCLALLRMNIEVTETSQYREYGQETDLRGVIKTKETYSERAIYQPNPYMQLFGSDFVPNLSVIDLLFCEGPHSLRILQNSRKIE encoded by the coding sequence ATGGAAAAAAGTATCGTTGTTGATTTATTTTATTTGCCTCCCATTGAATTTTTTACTGCTATCCAGGACTATGATAGGATTCTGGTTGAGCGGTCAGATAATTATCAAAAACAAACCTATCGTAACCGGGCTCAAATCAGGCTGGCCAACAAAGTGGAGACTTTGAGCATCCCGGTTTATGGAGGCAATAAAAAGAAAAAATATTCCCAAATTAAAATTGATTATGATCAAAAATGGACGAATGTCCATCTCCGCGGCATTCAAAGTGCATATGGAAAAGCGCCTTTTTTTGAACATTTTTTTCCGTATTTAGAAGATGTCTACAAGAAAAAGATTGACAATTTGTATGATTTTAATTTGGAATTGCTGACACTTTGTCTGGCATTACTACGTATGAATATAGAGGTGACAGAAACAAGCCAGTACAGGGAATATGGGCAGGAAACTGACTTGAGGGGAGTGATAAAAACCAAGGAAACCTACTCGGAAAGGGCTATTTATCAACCAAACCCATACATGCAGCTTTTTGGCTCAGACTTTGTACCTAATTTAAGTGTAATCGATTTGTTGTTCTGTGAAGGACCCCATTCATTGAGAATCCTCCAAAATTCTCGGAAAATCGAATGA
- a CDS encoding L-threonylcarbamoyladenylate synthase, whose protein sequence is MSAELIRIYEENPNPRHIRKVVDVLRRGGVIIYPTDTIYGMGCDISNQKAIERVCQIKGVRPDKQNFSFICYDLSNISEYTKVLSNPVFKAMKKALPGPYTFLLNANNKVPKLLNSKKKTVGIRVPDHSIPRTLVKELGQPIVTTSIRDEDDVLEYSTDPELIYEKYRDLVDIVIDGGYGHNIASTVIDCTGDEFEIVREGLGDSAEII, encoded by the coding sequence ATGTCAGCAGAACTGATCAGGATTTATGAAGAAAACCCCAACCCACGCCATATTAGGAAAGTGGTCGACGTGCTTAGGCGGGGAGGGGTAATCATTTATCCCACCGACACCATTTATGGTATGGGCTGCGATATCAGTAATCAAAAGGCCATAGAACGGGTTTGTCAAATTAAAGGTGTAAGGCCGGACAAGCAGAATTTTTCCTTTATTTGCTATGATTTAAGCAATATTTCCGAATACACAAAAGTCTTAAGTAACCCGGTTTTTAAGGCAATGAAAAAAGCCCTTCCGGGGCCTTATACCTTCCTGCTGAATGCCAATAACAAAGTGCCCAAATTACTGAACAGTAAAAAGAAAACCGTGGGGATAAGAGTTCCTGACCACTCCATTCCCCGGACTTTGGTCAAAGAGCTTGGGCAGCCTATCGTAACTACTTCTATCAGGGATGAAGATGATGTGTTAGAATACAGCACGGATCCGGAACTGATTTATGAAAAGTACAGGGACTTGGTAGATATTGTGATCGATGGGGGATATGGTCATAATATAGCTTCTACCGTGATTGATTGTACTGGGGATGAATTTGAAATTGTGCGGGAAGGTTTGGGAGATTCTGCTGAAATAATTTGA
- the mltG gene encoding endolytic transglycosylase MltG: MTPKKKHKIYTILMVTLSILVTTMVFYFYQVFFSPNALTEEVEPQTLKIPTGATFKQVSDSLYLNDQIHDVVSFSFVAKVMKYQENIKPGLYTIQPKMSNRELVTLLRSGRQTPINLTFNNIRTKEDLAEKITQNLEMSQNQFMELLQDSSYIRKFDFDEATVMSMFIPNTYEVYWDTSPEKLFDRMYQEYNRFWTNERQAKAKSLGMSRNEVATLASIVQAETVQKDERPKVAGVYINRLERNMLLQADPTLVFALGDFSIKRVLNEHKKIDSPYNTYKYAGLPPGPINLPDISSLDAVLNYEEHNYLYFCAKEDFSGYHVFSTNLRDHLNQARKYQKALNEAKVFE, encoded by the coding sequence ATGACTCCTAAGAAAAAGCATAAAATATATACCATCCTCATGGTGACCCTTTCTATCCTGGTGACCACCATGGTTTTTTATTTTTACCAGGTATTCTTTAGTCCCAATGCCCTGACTGAAGAAGTGGAACCTCAAACTTTGAAAATCCCAACCGGGGCTACTTTCAAACAGGTTTCAGACAGCCTATATCTCAATGACCAAATCCATGATGTGGTGTCTTTTAGCTTTGTTGCCAAGGTGATGAAGTACCAGGAAAACATCAAACCCGGCCTTTATACCATCCAACCTAAAATGTCCAACAGGGAGCTGGTCACCTTATTAAGGTCTGGAAGGCAAACACCAATCAACTTAACCTTTAATAATATAAGAACTAAGGAGGACTTGGCAGAAAAAATCACCCAAAATCTGGAAATGAGTCAAAACCAGTTTATGGAGTTACTCCAGGACAGCAGCTATATCCGGAAATTTGATTTTGACGAAGCCACTGTCATGAGCATGTTTATCCCCAACACTTATGAGGTATATTGGGATACTTCCCCAGAAAAACTCTTTGACCGGATGTACCAGGAATATAACCGGTTTTGGACCAATGAACGGCAGGCAAAAGCTAAGAGCCTGGGCATGAGCAGAAATGAAGTCGCCACCCTGGCTTCTATTGTACAAGCCGAAACTGTTCAAAAGGATGAAAGACCAAAAGTGGCTGGAGTTTATATTAACAGATTGGAGAGGAACATGCTTTTACAGGCAGATCCTACCCTGGTATTTGCCTTAGGGGATTTTAGTATCAAGAGGGTGCTTAATGAACACAAAAAAATCGACAGCCCCTACAACACCTATAAATATGCTGGACTTCCCCCTGGGCCAATCAATTTGCCCGATATTTCTTCTCTGGATGCAGTATTGAATTATGAAGAACATAATTACCTTTACTTTTGTGCCAAAGAAGATTTTTCCGGGTATCATGTATTTTCCACCAACCTCAGGGACCATTTAAATCAGGCCAGAAAATACCAAAAAGCCTTAAATGAAGCCAAAGTATTTGAATAA
- a CDS encoding acyl-CoA thioesterase, which produces MFEASTQIRVRYAETDQMGYVYYGNYAMYFEVARVEALRSIGFSYKQMEENGIMMPVLESHCQYLKPGKYDELLTIKTIIPKMPGAKIQFFYEVYNEAGALINKADTNLTFLKKDSHRPCRPPQDLLDLLKPYF; this is translated from the coding sequence ATGTTTGAAGCCAGCACACAGATCCGCGTCCGTTATGCAGAAACCGACCAAATGGGTTATGTCTATTATGGCAATTATGCCATGTATTTTGAAGTAGCCCGGGTGGAAGCACTAAGAAGCATTGGATTTTCATACAAACAAATGGAAGAAAACGGCATCATGATGCCTGTCCTGGAAAGCCATTGCCAGTACCTCAAACCGGGCAAATATGACGAATTGCTGACCATCAAAACAATAATCCCTAAAATGCCTGGGGCAAAAATCCAGTTCTTTTATGAGGTTTACAATGAAGCCGGAGCGCTGATCAATAAAGCAGATACCAATTTGACTTTTTTAAAAAAAGACAGCCATCGACCATGTAGACCTCCACAGGATTTGTTAGATTTATTAAAACCATATTTTTAG
- a CDS encoding YihY/virulence factor BrkB family protein produces the protein MVKKHLPGILDLVDKQAQKLRHIHFGNRDQNIYDVGKIFIHQLKKDEIDDRAYAVAFNFTVAMFPLLLFLLNTLPFIEFLFPEVTTDNILLFIKEVMPPSLYSGTEATILDIISRPRQGLLSFGFLLALYLATNGTVSLINAFNACYRTKDTRGFLETRAFAVLINFVLILDICAAVLVMILGSKALLLLTEYGVVSNNFLYFLVALLRFFALLFLFMMATSFIFRFAPAVHDKWRFFSTGSVTAGLLITIAFYLFSYYLNNFASYNKLYGSIGTMIALMFWLLITSFIILICFEINVSLDKAAERKNVSKFINR, from the coding sequence ATGGTCAAAAAACATTTACCTGGAATACTGGACCTTGTTGACAAACAGGCTCAGAAACTTCGTCATATACATTTTGGGAACAGGGACCAAAACATTTATGATGTAGGCAAGATTTTTATCCATCAATTAAAAAAGGACGAAATTGATGACAGGGCCTATGCGGTGGCTTTCAACTTTACGGTGGCCATGTTCCCTTTACTCCTGTTTTTGCTGAACACCTTGCCTTTTATCGAATTCCTCTTTCCAGAGGTAACCACGGACAATATTCTGCTTTTTATCAAAGAGGTGATGCCTCCATCCTTGTATTCTGGAACGGAAGCCACCATCCTGGACATAATCAGCAGACCAAGGCAGGGATTGCTTTCCTTTGGTTTTTTATTGGCCCTTTATCTGGCTACCAACGGAACGGTTAGCCTAATCAATGCTTTCAATGCCTGTTACCGCACCAAAGATACCCGCGGATTTCTGGAAACAAGAGCATTTGCCGTCCTTATCAATTTTGTTTTAATCCTGGACATTTGTGCTGCCGTTTTGGTAATGATTTTGGGTAGCAAGGCCCTGCTTTTACTAACAGAATATGGGGTTGTCTCCAATAACTTCCTTTATTTCCTGGTAGCCCTGCTTCGTTTTTTTGCACTTTTATTCTTATTTATGATGGCCACTTCCTTTATTTTCAGGTTTGCACCTGCAGTACATGATAAATGGCGGTTTTTCTCCACAGGCTCAGTTACAGCAGGTTTGTTGATCACCATTGCCTTTTACTTGTTTTCTTATTATTTAAACAATTTTGCCTCCTACAACAAATTATATGGATCCATAGGAACTATGATAGCGCTGATGTTTTGGCTTTTGATCACCAGCTTTATTATTTTGATATGCTTTGAAATCAATGTCAGCCTGGACAAAGCTGCGGAAAGGAAAAATGTCAGCAAATTTATCAATCGGTAA